A genome region from Mycobacterium florentinum includes the following:
- a CDS encoding acetate kinase — MADRPVLVINSGSSSLKFQVVDPDSDESLGAGVIGEIGEPSGRAADHEEALRLAFHQLAEDGVDLKSSGLLAVGHRVVHGGQTFYRPTLLDDGVVAELETLSELAPLHNPPAVQGIKVARKLLPDVAHIAVFDTAFFHHLPAAAATYAMDRELAQRYRIRRYGFHGTSHRYVSEQAAAFMDRPSDGLNQIVLHLGNGASASAITGGRPVDTSMGLTPLEGLVMGTRSGDIDPGVISYLWRTAKMDVEAIESMLNNRSGVWGLAGERDFRRLHAMIESGDGSAKLAYDVFIHRLRRYIGAYLAVLGHTDVISFTAGIGENDAGVRRDSLAGLDELGIVLDESRNQSAGKGVQRISADGSPITVLVVPTNEELAIARDCAALLA, encoded by the coding sequence ATGGCTGACCGACCGGTATTGGTGATCAACTCGGGTTCCTCGTCGCTGAAATTTCAAGTAGTGGACCCTGATTCGGATGAGTCGCTGGGCGCCGGCGTGATCGGGGAGATCGGTGAGCCCTCGGGGCGGGCCGCCGATCACGAAGAGGCGCTGCGCCTGGCGTTTCACCAGCTGGCCGAGGATGGCGTGGACCTCAAGTCGAGCGGGCTGTTGGCGGTCGGACACCGCGTCGTGCACGGCGGCCAGACCTTCTATCGCCCGACGTTGCTCGACGACGGCGTGGTCGCCGAGCTCGAGACGCTGTCAGAGCTTGCGCCGCTGCATAATCCGCCCGCGGTGCAGGGCATCAAGGTGGCGCGCAAGCTGCTGCCGGACGTTGCGCACATCGCCGTGTTCGATACGGCCTTCTTCCACCACCTGCCCGCCGCGGCCGCAACGTACGCGATGGACCGGGAGCTGGCGCAGCGATACCGGATACGCCGCTACGGATTTCACGGCACGTCGCACCGGTACGTGAGCGAGCAGGCCGCCGCATTCATGGATAGGCCGAGCGACGGTCTGAATCAGATCGTGCTGCATCTGGGCAACGGCGCTTCGGCCTCGGCGATCACCGGCGGCCGGCCGGTTGATACGTCGATGGGCCTGACCCCGCTAGAGGGTCTGGTGATGGGTACCCGCAGCGGCGACATCGACCCCGGCGTCATCAGCTACCTGTGGCGTACCGCGAAGATGGACGTCGAGGCGATCGAGTCCATGCTCAACAATCGGTCGGGCGTCTGGGGTCTGGCCGGTGAGCGCGACTTCCGCAGGCTGCACGCGATGATCGAATCCGGCGACGGCTCGGCGAAATTGGCGTACGACGTGTTCATTCACCGGCTGCGCAGGTACATCGGTGCCTACCTGGCCGTTCTTGGGCACACCGATGTCATCAGCTTTACGGCGGGGATCGGCGAGAACGATGCGGGGGTGCGTCGTGACTCGCTGGCCGGGCTGGATGAGCTGGGCATCGTGCTCGACGAAAGCCGTAACCAGTCGGCAGGCAAAGGCGTGCAGCGGATTTCGGCGGACGGTTCGCCGATCACCGTCCTGGTCGTCCCGACCAACGAGGAACTGGCGATCGCCCGCGATTGCGCAGCCCTGCTGGCTTGA
- the pta gene encoding phosphate acetyltransferase, whose amino-acid sequence MADTSAIYIAAPEPETGKSTIALGLLTRLTATVAKVGVFRPITRLGEDRDYILELLLTRTTAGLSYEQCVGVTYQEIHTDTDAAIASIVDAYHAMAQACDAVVIVGSDYTDVTGPAELSVNARIAVNLGAPVLLAVRAKDRTADQVAAVVEVCLAELAAQRAHTAAVVANRCDPAEVGAVAEALHMFTPPGYVLPDEPLLLAPTVAELQTAVHGTLVSGEAELVSREAMGVLVAGMTADHVLERLRDGMAVITPGDRSDVVLAVASAHAADGFPSLCCLILNGGFDLHPSIASLVSGLRLRLPIIATTLGTYDAGSVVAAARGRVTASSHRKIDTAVELVNTHMDVADLIAQLAIPIPTVTTPQMFTHQLTQRARSDRKHIVLPEGNDDRILKAAGRVLKRGIADLTILGDDSQIRSRSAELGVDLRDATIIDPQDEQLCDHFAKQYAELRKAKGITVERAHEIMHDVSYFGTMLVHSGMVDGMVSGAAHTTAHTVRPAFEIIRTVPDVSTVSSIFLMCLPDRVLAYGDCAIVPDPTPEQLADIAISSARTAAQFGIEPKVAMLSYSTGDSGTGIDVEKVRTATELVRARDPKLLVEGPIQYDAAIEPSVAATKLRDSPVAGHATVLIFPDLNTGNNTYKAVQRSAGAIAIGPVLQGLRKPVNDLSRGALVEDIVNTIAITAIQAQGVGHG is encoded by the coding sequence TTGGCTGATACCTCCGCGATTTACATCGCGGCGCCCGAGCCCGAGACCGGCAAGTCTACGATCGCGCTGGGGCTGCTCACCCGGCTGACGGCGACGGTCGCCAAAGTCGGTGTGTTCCGGCCGATCACGCGATTGGGGGAGGATCGCGACTACATCCTGGAGCTGCTGCTCACGCGGACCACCGCGGGCCTGTCCTACGAGCAGTGCGTGGGCGTCACCTATCAGGAGATCCACACCGATACCGACGCGGCGATCGCCAGCATCGTCGACGCCTACCACGCGATGGCGCAGGCATGCGACGCCGTGGTGATCGTCGGCAGCGACTACACCGATGTCACCGGCCCCGCAGAACTGTCGGTCAACGCCCGCATCGCGGTCAATCTCGGAGCGCCGGTGCTGTTGGCGGTGCGCGCCAAGGACCGCACCGCCGATCAGGTCGCCGCGGTCGTCGAGGTGTGTCTGGCCGAGCTCGCCGCGCAGCGTGCCCACACCGCGGCGGTGGTCGCCAACAGGTGCGACCCGGCCGAAGTGGGTGCCGTCGCCGAGGCGCTGCATATGTTCACGCCACCGGGTTATGTGCTGCCCGACGAACCGCTGCTGCTGGCGCCGACGGTGGCCGAACTGCAGACGGCCGTGCACGGCACGCTGGTCAGCGGCGAGGCCGAACTGGTTTCGCGCGAGGCAATGGGCGTGCTGGTGGCGGGCATGACCGCTGACCATGTGCTGGAGCGGTTGCGCGACGGCATGGCGGTGATCACCCCCGGCGACCGCTCGGACGTCGTGCTGGCCGTCGCGAGTGCGCATGCGGCCGACGGGTTTCCGTCGCTGTGCTGCCTGATCCTCAACGGTGGGTTCGACCTGCATCCATCCATCGCTTCGCTGGTGTCCGGCCTGCGACTGCGGCTGCCGATCATCGCCACCACGCTGGGCACCTACGACGCGGGCAGCGTGGTCGCGGCGGCCCGCGGGCGAGTCACGGCCAGCTCGCACCGCAAGATCGACACCGCGGTAGAGCTGGTGAACACCCACATGGACGTCGCGGATCTGATTGCGCAGCTTGCCATTCCGATCCCCACCGTCACCACCCCACAGATGTTCACCCACCAGCTCACGCAGCGGGCCCGGTCCGACCGCAAGCACATCGTCCTTCCCGAAGGCAACGACGACCGGATCCTGAAGGCCGCGGGCCGGGTGCTCAAGCGCGGCATCGCCGACCTGACCATCCTGGGTGATGACTCTCAAATCCGTTCGCGCTCTGCTGAACTCGGCGTCGACCTGCGGGACGCCACGATCATCGATCCGCAGGACGAGCAACTGTGCGACCATTTCGCCAAGCAGTACGCCGAATTGCGCAAGGCCAAGGGAATCACCGTCGAGCGGGCCCACGAGATCATGCACGACGTCTCGTATTTCGGCACCATGCTGGTGCACAGCGGCATGGTCGACGGGATGGTGTCCGGTGCGGCGCATACCACGGCACACACCGTTCGCCCGGCGTTCGAGATCATCAGGACCGTCCCGGACGTCTCGACGGTGTCCAGTATTTTCCTGATGTGCCTGCCCGATCGGGTGCTGGCCTACGGCGACTGCGCGATCGTCCCGGACCCCACGCCCGAACAGCTCGCCGACATCGCGATCAGCTCGGCGCGCACCGCCGCGCAGTTCGGCATCGAGCCGAAGGTGGCGATGCTGTCCTATTCCACCGGTGATTCCGGAACCGGGATTGACGTCGAAAAGGTCAGGACCGCAACGGAATTGGTACGCGCCCGGGATCCGAAGCTCTTGGTCGAGGGGCCGATCCAGTACGACGCGGCGATCGAACCCTCGGTGGCCGCCACCAAGCTGCGCGACTCGCCGGTGGCCGGTCACGCCACCGTGCTGATCTTCCCCGACCTGAACACCGGCAACAACACCTACAAGGCGGTGCAGCGCAGCGCCGGGGCAATCGCGATCGGTCCGGTGCTGCAGGGCCTGCGCAAGCCGGTGAATGACCTGTCGCGTGGCGCGCTGGTCGAAGACATCGTCAACACCATTGCGATCACCGCAATTCAGGCGCAGGGCGTCGGACATGGCTGA